One window of Marinobacterium aestuarii genomic DNA carries:
- a CDS encoding alpha/beta hydrolase family protein, which yields MSATAVFSVAANEPADAWAPTAAISAREACAAQYDYAGLVACRYGLIWVEYQPEDGCNRLVRLYRGQRQRLTPPGFSVRSRVHEYGGGAFCVAGDRILFVNDSDQQIWLQPLGDIDSTPIPAHCLRLTHSLDTRYGDLLYDGLRRRVIAVAEQHPDPTKSTGPEAHCREATADTKNTPKVENTLVAVSLQSARQHLLAAGNDFYSSPCLSPDGCELAWLAWDHPHQPWTRSRLFRARLGAEGQPLQPQALSVGGGPQSLFQPGFDASGALHVVSDCSGWWNLYRQDRAGHWHNIHPMAAEFGAAQWQLGLRTWARADNGDYYSALVDQGRGRLVQIRPGEPVKDLAPDYGLIRSVAVCQGRIYCIGQAGGSAVAVLELDHVGAVPRVLAGGAAADHPVSAPQPFSCAVAQDEQVHGFFYAAYPVTPAIQASPVTKPPLLILTHGGPTATSYPVYRAAVQYWCSHGFAVLDLNYRGSAGYGRAYRHRLCGSWGHTDVEDVAAAIAALSARGCIDPQRVFIRGNSAGGYTTLSALAGIDGLRAGASLYGVSDPLSLGKVTHKFESCYLDWLIGDPRKVPELYRARSPLANADRINAPVIFFQGLQDKVVLPDQTLRMSAALRARGIDTEVQLFEDEGHGFRQLDNQIQVLEQELAFYRRYL from the coding sequence ATGAGCGCAACAGCCGTGTTTTCTGTCGCAGCGAATGAGCCAGCTGACGCCTGGGCGCCAACCGCTGCCATAAGCGCCCGCGAGGCCTGTGCGGCGCAGTACGACTACGCAGGCCTGGTGGCCTGTCGCTATGGCCTGATCTGGGTGGAGTATCAGCCGGAGGATGGCTGTAATCGCCTGGTGCGCCTTTACCGGGGCCAGCGCCAGCGGCTGACGCCGCCAGGCTTTAGCGTGCGCAGCCGGGTGCATGAATACGGCGGCGGCGCCTTCTGCGTGGCGGGTGACCGCATTCTGTTCGTCAACGATAGCGACCAGCAGATCTGGCTGCAGCCCCTGGGCGATATCGATAGCACCCCGATCCCCGCGCACTGCCTGCGCCTGACCCATAGTCTTGATACCCGCTACGGCGACCTGTTGTACGACGGCCTGCGCCGGCGTGTGATTGCCGTGGCCGAGCAGCATCCTGATCCGACCAAATCAACAGGGCCTGAAGCCCATTGCCGTGAAGCCACAGCCGACACAAAAAACACACCAAAAGTCGAAAACACGCTGGTGGCGGTATCGCTGCAAAGTGCCCGGCAGCATCTGTTGGCGGCGGGGAATGACTTTTACAGCTCGCCCTGTCTGAGCCCGGATGGCTGTGAGCTGGCCTGGCTGGCCTGGGACCACCCCCACCAGCCCTGGACGCGCAGCCGGCTGTTCCGCGCCCGCCTGGGTGCTGAAGGGCAGCCGCTGCAACCGCAGGCGCTTTCGGTTGGGGGCGGTCCGCAATCTTTGTTTCAGCCAGGCTTTGATGCCAGCGGTGCCCTGCATGTGGTGAGTGACTGCAGCGGCTGGTGGAATCTGTACCGGCAGGATAGGGCAGGGCACTGGCATAATATCCATCCTATGGCGGCCGAGTTTGGCGCGGCCCAGTGGCAGCTGGGGCTCAGGACCTGGGCGCGGGCGGACAATGGCGACTATTACTCTGCGCTGGTGGACCAGGGGCGTGGGCGCCTGGTGCAGATTCGCCCAGGCGAGCCTGTGAAGGATCTGGCGCCGGACTATGGTCTGATCCGTTCTGTCGCTGTCTGCCAGGGGCGCATCTACTGCATCGGGCAGGCAGGCGGCTCTGCTGTGGCCGTGCTGGAACTGGATCATGTGGGCGCCGTACCCCGGGTGCTGGCCGGTGGTGCTGCGGCGGATCATCCGGTATCGGCGCCGCAGCCGTTCAGCTGTGCTGTGGCGCAGGATGAACAGGTGCATGGTTTTTTCTACGCGGCTTATCCCGTCACTCCAGCCATTCAAGCGTCTCCAGTAACAAAACCGCCGTTGCTGATCCTGACCCACGGTGGCCCCACGGCCACCAGTTATCCGGTGTACCGTGCCGCTGTACAGTACTGGTGCAGTCATGGCTTTGCAGTGCTGGACCTTAATTACCGGGGCAGCGCAGGCTATGGCCGTGCCTATCGGCATCGTCTTTGCGGCAGCTGGGGCCACACCGATGTTGAGGATGTGGCCGCCGCCATTGCAGCGCTCAGCGCCCGTGGCTGCATAGACCCGCAGCGTGTCTTTATCCGTGGCAACAGCGCCGGCGGCTATACCACCCTTAGCGCCCTGGCCGGCATCGACGGCCTGAGGGCCGGTGCCAGCCTCTACGGCGTCAGTGATCCGCTCTCCCTGGGTAAGGTCACCCACAAGTTTGAATCCTGCTATCTTGACTGGCTGATTGGTGACCCCAGGAAGGTGCCGGAGCTATACCGGGCGCGCTCACCGCTGGCGAACGCCGATCGCATCAATGCGCCTGTGATCTTCTTTCAGGGCCTGCAGGACAAGGTGGTATTGCCGGATCAAACGCTGCGCATGAGTGCCGCGCTGCGTGCCCGCGGCATTGATACCGAGGTACAGCTGTTCGAGGACGAGGGGCACGGCTTTCGCCAGCTCGACAACCAGATACAGGTGCTGGAGCAGGAACTGGCGTTTTACCGGCGCTATCTTTGA